In a genomic window of Tamandua tetradactyla isolate mTamTet1 chromosome 17, mTamTet1.pri, whole genome shotgun sequence:
- the BCL11A gene encoding BCL11 transcription factor A isoform X6 — MSAEYAPQGICKDEPSSYTCTTCKQPFTSAWFLLQHAQNTHGLRIYLESEHGSPLTPRVGIPSGLGAECPSQPPLHGIHIADNNPFNLLRIPGSVSREASGLAEGRFPPTPPLFSPPPRHHLDPHRIERLGAEEMALATHHPSAFDRVLRLNPMAMEPPAMDFSRRLRELAGNTSSPPLSPGRPSPMQRLLQPFQPGSKPPFLATPPLPPLQSAPPPSQPPVKSKSCEFCGKTFKFQSNLVVHRRSHTGEKPYKCNLCDHACTQASKLKRHMKTHMHKSSPMTVKSDDGLSTASSPEPGTSDLVGSASSALKSVVAKFKSENDPNLIPENGDEEEEEDDEEEEEEEEEEEEELTESERVDYGFGLSLEAARHHENSSRGAVVGVGDEGRALPDVMQGMVLSSMQHFSEAFHQVLGEKHKRGHLAEAEGHRDTCDEDSVAGESDRIDDGTVNGRGCSPGESASGGLSKKLLLGSPSSLSPFSKRIKLEKEFDLPPAAMPNTENVYSQWLAGYAASRQLKDPFLSFGDSRQSPFASSSEHSSENGSLRFSTPPGELDGGISGRSGTGSGGSTPHISGPGPGRPSSKEGRRSDTCEYCGKVFKNCSNLTVHRRSHTGERPYKCELCNYACAQSSKLTRHMKTHGQVGKDVYKCEICKMPFSVYSTLEKHMKKWHSDRVLNNDIKTE, encoded by the exons ATGAGTGCAGAATATGCCCCGCAGGGTATTT GTAAAGATGAGCCCAGCAGCTACACATGTACAACTTGCAAACAGCCATTCACCAGTGCATGGTTTCTCTTGCAACACGCACAGAACACTCATGGATTAAGAATCTACTTAGAAAGCGAACATGGAAGTCCCCTGACCCCGCGGGTTGGTATCCCTTCAGGACTAGGTGCAGAATGTCCTTCCCAGCCACCTCTCCATGGGATTCATATTGCAGACAATAACCCCTTTAACCTGCTAAGGATACCAGGATCGGTATCGAGAGAGGCTTCGGGCCTGGCAGAAGGGCGCTTTCCACCCACTCCCCCCCTGTTTAGTCCACCGCCGCGACATCACTTGGACCCCCACCGCATAGAGCGCCTGGGGGCGGAAGAGATGGCCCTGGCCACCCATCACCCGAGTGCCTTTGACAGGGTGCTGCGGTTGAATCCAATGGCTATGGAGCCTCCCGCCATGGATTTCTCTAGGAGACTTAGAGAGCTGGCAGGGAACACGTCTAGCCCACCGCTGTCCCCAGGCCGGCCCAGCCCTATGCAAAGGTTACTGCAACCATTCCAGCCAGGTAGCAAGCCGCCCTTCCTGGCGACGCCCCCCCTCCCTCCTCTGCAGTCcgcccctcctccctcccagccCCCGGTCAAGTCCAAGTCATGCGAGTTCTGCGGCAAGACGTTCAAGTTTCAGAGCAACCTGGTGGTGCACCGGCGCAGCCACACGGGCGAGAAGCCCTACAAGTGCAACCTGTGCGACCACGCGTGCACGCAGGCCAGCAAGCTGAAGCGCCACATGAAGACGCACATGCACAAGTCGTCCCCCATGACGGTCAAGTCCGACGACGGCCTCTCCACCGCCAGCTCCCCGGAGCCCGGCACCAGCGACCTGGTGGGCAGCGCCAGCAGCGCGCTCAAGTCCGTGGTGGCCAAGTTCAAGAGCGAGAACGACCCCAACCTGATCCCGGAGAACGGGGacgaggaggaagaggaggacgacgaggaagaggaagaagaggaggaagaggaggaggaggagctgacGGAGAGCGAGAGGGTGGACTACGGCTTCGGGCTGAGCCTGGAGGCGGCGCGCCACCACGAGAACAGCTCGCGGGGCGCGGTCGTGGGCGTGGGCGACGAGGGCCGCGCCCTGCCTGACGTCATGCAGGGCATGGTGCTCAGCTCCATGCAGCACTTCAGCGAGGCCTTCCACCAGGTCCTGGGCGAGAAGCATAAGCGCGGCCACCTGGCCGAGGCCGAGGGCCACAGGGACACTTGCGACGAAGACTCGGTGGCCGGCGAGTCGGACCGCATAGACGATGGCACTGTTAACGGCCGCGGCTGCTCCCCGGGCGAGTCGGCCTCGGGGGGCCTGTCCAAAAAGCTGCTGCTGGGCAGCCCCAGCTCGCTGAGCCCCTTCTCCAAGCGCATCAAGCTCGAGAAGGAGTTCGACCTGCCCCCGGCCGCGATGCCCAACACGGAGAACGTGTACTCGCAGTGGCTCGCCGGCTACGCGGCTTCCAGGCAGCTCAAAGATCCCTTCCTTAGCTTCGGAGACTCCAGACAATCGCCTTTCGCCTCCTCGTCGGAGCACTCATCGGAGAACGGGAGCTTGCGCTTCTCCACGCCGCCCGGGGAGCTGGACGGAGGGATCTCGGGGCGCAGCGGCACGGGAAGTGGAGGGAGCACGCCCCATATTAGTGGTCCGGGCCCGGGCAGGCCCAGCTCAAAAGAGGGCAGACGCAGCGACACTTGTGAGTACTGTGGGAAAGTCTTCAAGAACTGTAGCAATCTCACTGTCCACAGGAGAAGCCACACGGGCGAAAGGCCTTATAAATGCGAGCTGTGCAACTATGCCTGTGCCCAGAGTAGCAAGCTCACCAGGCACATGAAAACGCATGGCCAGGTGGGGAAGGACGTTTACAAATGTGAAATTTGTAAGATGCCTTTTAGCGTGTACAGTACCCTggagaaacacatgaaaaaatggcACAGTGATCGAGtgttgaataatgatataaaaacTGAATAG